Proteins found in one Micromonospora sp. WMMD1082 genomic segment:
- a CDS encoding SRPBCC family protein has protein sequence MILVERSAHVAAPVEAVWDVVQRAEQLPAWLAGVRAAEVLSGEGFGRRQLVQAGRGAAHEAEVIAYQEPTLIGWRERAKGAGARAEARTEIYVQLTPDEQEGGTVVRLIVVRWPAGPVKAALLRLGLRRVGADLEDSLARLTDLAAVG, from the coding sequence ATGATCCTCGTGGAACGCAGCGCGCACGTGGCGGCGCCGGTGGAAGCGGTCTGGGACGTGGTGCAGCGGGCCGAGCAGTTGCCGGCCTGGCTCGCCGGGGTCCGTGCGGCCGAGGTCCTCTCGGGGGAGGGTTTCGGCCGGCGGCAGCTGGTCCAGGCCGGACGCGGCGCCGCGCATGAGGCCGAGGTGATCGCCTACCAGGAGCCGACCCTGATCGGCTGGCGGGAGCGCGCCAAGGGCGCCGGTGCCCGAGCGGAGGCGCGCACCGAGATATACGTCCAGCTCACCCCGGACGAACAGGAGGGCGGGACGGTCGTGCGGCTCATCGTCGTACGCTGGCCGGCCGGGCCGGTCAAGGCCGCCCTGCTCCGGCTCGGCCTGCGTCGGGTCGGCGCCGACCTGGAGGACTCGCTGGCCCGGCTGACCGATCTGGCCGCCGTCGGCTGA
- the aceE gene encoding pyruvate dehydrogenase (acetyl-transferring), homodimeric type codes for MATERKRPVITAGLPSQLPDIDPEETSEWVESLDGVIDDRGTKRARYVMLRLLERARERQVGVPSLTTTDYINTIPPEREPWFPGDEHVERRIRAYVRWNAAMLVHRAQRPEIGVGGHISTFASSASLYEVGFNHFFRGKNHPGGGDQIFYQGHASPGMYARAYLEDRLSENQLDGFRQELSHPGGGLPSYPHPRLMPGFWEFPTVSMGLGGLNAIYQARFNRYLQHRGIKDTSDQHVWAFLGDGEMDEPETLGAIGVAAREELDNLTFVINCNLQRLDGPVRGNGKVMQELEAFFRGAGWNVIKVVWGREWDPLLAADTDGALVNLMNTTPDGDYQTYKAESGAYVREHFFGRDPRTRKMVEDLSDDEIWNLKRGGHDYRKLYAAYKAATEHTGQPTVILAKTIKGWTLGSHFEGRNATHQMKKLTLEDLKTFRDRLYLDIPDSALEENPYLPPYYRPDEKSDEMQYLHERRQQLGGYLPTRRTSFTSLPIPGSERFADVKRGSGKQKVATTMAFVRLLKDLMKDKQFGKRWVPIIPDEARTFGLDSIFPTAKIYSPHGQRYTSVDRELFLSYKESTAGQILHEGINEAGSVASFTAAGTSYATHDEPMIPMYIFYSMFGFQRTGDGFWAAADQMARGFVLGATAGRTTLNGEGLQHEDGHSLLLAATNPAVVAYDPAFAFEIAHIMEHGLHRMYGEEQENVFYYLTVYNEPIHQPAEPDGVDVEGIVNGIHRYSPAPAVDGDAPRANLLASGTGMQWALKAQQLLAQDWGVAADVWSVTSWTELRRDAVECEEYNLLHPGAEQRVPYIQRKLADADGPKVAVSDWMRAVPDLISRWVPGDWTSLGTDGFGLSDTRHALRRHFHVDAESVAVATLRQLALRGTVPPHVPAEAAKKYAIEDVNAAPVGETGGDS; via the coding sequence GTGGCTACGGAACGCAAGCGCCCGGTGATCACGGCCGGCCTGCCGAGCCAGCTTCCGGACATCGACCCCGAAGAGACCAGCGAGTGGGTCGAGTCGCTCGACGGCGTCATCGACGACCGTGGCACCAAGCGGGCCCGCTACGTCATGCTGCGGCTGCTGGAGCGCGCCCGGGAGCGCCAGGTCGGCGTGCCGTCGCTGACCACCACCGACTACATCAACACCATCCCGCCGGAGCGCGAACCGTGGTTCCCCGGCGACGAGCACGTGGAGCGCCGGATCCGGGCGTACGTGCGGTGGAACGCGGCGATGCTGGTGCACCGCGCGCAGCGGCCGGAGATCGGCGTCGGCGGCCACATCTCCACCTTCGCCAGCTCGGCCTCGCTCTACGAGGTCGGCTTCAACCACTTCTTCCGGGGCAAGAACCACCCCGGCGGCGGCGACCAGATCTTCTACCAGGGTCACGCCTCCCCCGGCATGTACGCGCGGGCCTACCTCGAGGACCGGCTCAGCGAGAACCAGCTCGACGGCTTCCGGCAGGAGCTGTCCCACCCCGGCGGCGGTCTCCCGTCCTACCCGCACCCCCGGCTGATGCCGGGCTTCTGGGAGTTCCCCACGGTCTCCATGGGGCTGGGCGGCCTGAACGCCATCTACCAGGCCCGGTTCAACCGGTACCTGCAGCACCGGGGCATCAAGGACACCTCCGACCAGCACGTCTGGGCCTTCCTCGGCGACGGTGAGATGGACGAGCCGGAGACGCTCGGCGCGATCGGCGTGGCGGCCCGCGAGGAGCTGGACAACCTCACCTTCGTGATCAACTGCAACCTGCAGCGCCTGGACGGTCCGGTGCGCGGCAACGGCAAGGTCATGCAGGAGCTGGAGGCGTTCTTCCGGGGTGCCGGCTGGAATGTGATCAAGGTGGTCTGGGGGCGGGAGTGGGATCCGCTGCTCGCCGCCGACACCGACGGCGCGCTGGTCAACCTGATGAACACCACCCCCGACGGCGACTACCAGACCTACAAGGCGGAGTCCGGGGCGTACGTGCGGGAGCACTTCTTCGGCCGCGACCCGCGTACCCGCAAGATGGTCGAGGACCTCTCCGACGACGAGATCTGGAACCTCAAGCGGGGCGGGCACGACTACCGCAAGCTCTACGCGGCGTACAAGGCGGCGACGGAGCACACCGGCCAGCCGACCGTGATCCTGGCCAAGACGATCAAGGGTTGGACGCTCGGTTCGCACTTCGAGGGCCGCAACGCCACGCACCAGATGAAGAAGCTGACGCTGGAGGACCTGAAGACCTTCCGCGACCGGCTCTACCTCGACATCCCGGACTCGGCGCTGGAGGAGAACCCGTACCTGCCGCCGTACTACCGGCCGGACGAGAAGTCCGACGAGATGCAGTACCTGCACGAGCGGCGCCAGCAGCTCGGCGGCTACCTGCCGACGCGGCGGACCAGCTTTACGTCGCTGCCCATCCCGGGCAGCGAGCGGTTCGCCGACGTCAAGCGCGGTTCCGGCAAGCAGAAGGTGGCCACCACGATGGCCTTCGTCCGCCTGCTCAAGGACCTGATGAAGGACAAGCAGTTCGGCAAGCGCTGGGTGCCGATCATCCCCGACGAGGCGCGCACCTTCGGCCTGGACTCGATCTTCCCGACCGCGAAGATCTACTCGCCGCACGGCCAGCGGTACACCTCGGTCGACCGGGAGCTGTTCCTGTCGTACAAGGAGTCGACCGCCGGGCAGATCCTGCACGAGGGGATCAACGAGGCCGGCTCGGTCGCCTCGTTCACCGCGGCCGGCACGTCGTACGCCACCCACGACGAGCCGATGATCCCGATGTACATCTTCTACTCGATGTTCGGGTTCCAGCGCACCGGTGACGGCTTCTGGGCGGCGGCGGACCAGATGGCCCGGGGCTTCGTGCTCGGCGCGACCGCCGGCCGCACCACGCTCAACGGCGAGGGCCTGCAGCACGAGGACGGTCATTCCCTGCTGCTGGCGGCGACGAACCCGGCGGTGGTCGCGTACGACCCGGCGTTCGCGTTCGAGATCGCGCACATCATGGAGCACGGCCTGCACCGGATGTACGGCGAGGAGCAGGAGAACGTCTTCTACTACCTCACCGTCTACAACGAGCCGATCCACCAGCCGGCGGAACCCGACGGCGTGGACGTGGAGGGGATCGTCAACGGCATCCACCGCTACTCCCCCGCCCCGGCGGTGGACGGGGACGCCCCACGGGCCAACCTGCTGGCCTCCGGCACCGGCATGCAGTGGGCGCTCAAGGCGCAGCAACTGCTGGCCCAGGACTGGGGGGTGGCCGCCGACGTCTGGTCGGTCACCTCGTGGACGGAGCTGCGCCGGGACGCGGTGGAGTGCGAGGAGTACAACCTCCTGCACCCGGGCGCGGAGCAGCGGGTGCCGTACATCCAGCGCAAGCTGGCCGACGCCGACGGCCCGAAGGTCGCGGTCAGCGACTGGATGCGCGCGGTGCCCGACCTGATCTCCCGCTGGGTGCCCGGCGACTGGACCTCGCTGGGCACCGACGGCTTCGGCCTGTCGGACACCCGACACGCCCTGCGGCGGCACTTCCACGTCGACGCCGAGTCGGTCGCGGTCGCCACACTGCGGCAGCTCGCGCTGCGTGGCACGGTACCGCCCCACGTACCGGCCGAGGCGGCCAAGAAGTACGCCATCGAGGACGTCAACGCCGCCCCGGTGGGCGAGACCGGCGGCGACAGCTAG
- a CDS encoding YjbQ family protein: MRSEVISVATGSRPTVRDITGEAEQFVSGQGDGLLHVFVPHATAGVAIIETGAGSDDDLLAALDDLLPTDNRWRHRHGSPGHGRDHVLPAFVAPYATLPVLDGRLALGTWQSVCLVDTNGDNATRQVRFSFLPG, encoded by the coding sequence GTGCGTAGTGAGGTTATTAGTGTCGCGACGGGGTCGCGGCCGACCGTGCGGGACATCACCGGGGAGGCGGAGCAGTTCGTCTCCGGGCAGGGGGACGGGCTGCTCCACGTGTTCGTGCCGCACGCCACCGCCGGGGTGGCCATCATCGAGACCGGCGCCGGCTCGGACGACGACCTGCTCGCCGCGTTGGACGACCTGCTGCCCACCGACAACCGGTGGCGGCACCGGCACGGCTCGCCGGGGCACGGACGCGACCACGTGTTGCCCGCGTTCGTCGCGCCGTACGCGACGCTGCCGGTGCTGGACGGTCGCCTGGCGCTCGGCACCTGGCAGTCGGTCTGCCTGGTCGACACCAACGGCGACAACGCCACCCGGCAGGTCCGCTTCTCCTTCCTACCCGGCTGA
- a CDS encoding MarR family winged helix-turn-helix transcriptional regulator, producing MLRPTLTPAGVDVADRSGLAGEAVRRIMHVAAALRHHQDLDIAALGLTPAVARALYHLDPDHPLPARELADQLRCDRSNVTALVDKLEQAGLVERRVDPTDRRQKTLVVTEAGRRVRERVHDVLSDSRLLTALSTEEVAALRDLVWKVSDGGCPENCGP from the coding sequence ATGCTGCGGCCAACCCTCACCCCGGCCGGCGTGGACGTGGCCGACCGCTCCGGGCTGGCCGGCGAGGCGGTGCGCCGGATCATGCATGTCGCCGCCGCCCTGCGGCACCACCAGGATCTCGACATCGCCGCGTTGGGGCTGACCCCGGCCGTCGCCCGCGCGCTGTACCACCTCGACCCGGACCACCCGCTGCCCGCCCGCGAACTGGCCGACCAGCTGCGCTGTGACCGGTCCAACGTCACCGCCCTGGTCGACAAGCTGGAGCAGGCCGGCCTGGTCGAGCGCCGGGTCGACCCGACCGACCGGCGGCAGAAGACGCTGGTGGTGACGGAGGCGGGCCGGCGGGTACGCGAGCGGGTGCACGACGTGCTCTCCGACTCCCGGCTGCTGACCGCGCTCAGCACCGAGGAGGTGGCCGCGCTGCGCGACCTGGTCTGGAAGGTCTCCGACGGCGGCTGCCCGGAGAACTGCGGCCCGTAG
- a CDS encoding transketolase C-terminal domain-containing protein has product MADGVPLTGAQLLDLFDAQVTSRQLDLAGRWLRSFGEGYYTIGSAGHEGNAAVAAALRPTDPALLHYRSGAFYCVRAAQAADPEAAPGRATAPESVDGAAAGAVAGPATAADAVEGSAGADAGRATPANGAASPETVAGAAVAAGAPGGAAGRPTAAEAAAGPASADRAAPDAVTGRAVTATAVPATGRSTVATVTAPTGAGDSTGADRSGAQPLGATEGRTATAAGASDRSASDQGASDRSARDGGTGASASGADTGDSGTGTGTNIGAGENGNSENGESDGGADHRANGARSGEHGGDGDGLSGDGTGGDGSGGNHSGAENGGGADGGGRRRELGAAGGTGDPATAGREGAVESAAATPPAKRPVLQGYVEAARDVLRGMVASSREPIAGGRHKVFGRADLAVVPTTSTIASHLPRAVGMGLAVERLRRLDARRGSTQPAPALAPAPWASDAIVVCSFGDASINHASATAAFNTAGWYDHTGLRIPVLFVCEDNGFGISVRSPQGWVATALRSKPGIRYFAADGADLVGAYGVAVEAAAWVRRHRRPAVLHLTTARLMGHAGADAESAYRDAGEIAADVTRDPVVATARRLVDAGLASGAELLDRYDEIGWRVRRIAEEVLDEPKLVDPAEVIAPLAPRRPVRVALAVADAGARAAGPHAAARAEAFGGKPPELAGPLTLAQSINAALTDGLLHHPQMAVFGEDVAAKGGVYGVTKGLRDRFGAARVFDTLLDETSILGLGLGAGLAGMLPVPEIQYLAYLHNAEDQLRGEAATMGFFSQGAWRNPMVVRVAGLAYQEGFGGHFHNDNSVAVLRDVPGLVIAVPARPDDAAAMLRTCLASAAVDGSVCVFLEPIALYHTRDLYTDGDGEWLSGYAEPGAWAAGHVPVGRARVYGVGSAEDVTIITFGNGVRMSLRAASALADEGIGTRVVDLRWLAPLPVADLIREAAATGRVLVVDETRRSGGVGEGVLAALVDAGYVGSARRVAGVDSFVPLGPAARQVLVSEEAITQGARTLLAR; this is encoded by the coding sequence GTGGCCGACGGCGTCCCGCTGACCGGTGCCCAGCTGCTGGACCTCTTCGACGCCCAGGTCACCAGCCGCCAACTCGACCTGGCCGGCCGCTGGTTGCGCAGCTTCGGCGAGGGCTACTACACCATCGGCTCCGCCGGCCACGAGGGCAACGCCGCCGTGGCGGCCGCCCTGCGGCCCACGGATCCCGCGTTGCTGCACTACCGCTCCGGCGCCTTCTACTGCGTCCGCGCCGCCCAGGCCGCCGACCCCGAAGCCGCCCCCGGACGGGCCACGGCCCCCGAGTCCGTCGACGGGGCTGCCGCCGGGGCCGTCGCCGGTCCGGCTACGGCCGCCGACGCCGTCGAGGGGTCCGCCGGGGCCGATGCCGGTCGGGCGACACCCGCCAACGGCGCTGCCTCCCCCGAGACCGTCGCCGGGGCTGCCGTCGCCGCCGGGGCCCCCGGCGGCGCCGCCGGTCGGCCTACGGCCGCCGAGGCCGCCGCTGGACCGGCCTCGGCCGACCGGGCTGCCCCCGATGCCGTCACCGGACGGGCCGTCACCGCCACCGCCGTGCCCGCCACGGGCCGGAGCACCGTCGCCACCGTCACCGCACCGACCGGCGCGGGTGACTCCACCGGAGCGGACCGGTCCGGGGCGCAGCCGCTCGGGGCCACCGAGGGCCGGACCGCCACTGCCGCCGGTGCCAGCGATCGGAGTGCCAGCGATCAGGGTGCCAGCGATCGGAGTGCCAGGGACGGCGGCACCGGCGCGAGCGCCAGCGGTGCGGACACCGGCGACAGCGGCACTGGCACTGGCACGAACATCGGTGCCGGCGAGAACGGCAACAGCGAGAACGGCGAGAGCGACGGCGGTGCCGACCACCGCGCCAACGGCGCCCGCAGCGGCGAGCACGGTGGTGACGGCGACGGCCTGTCCGGTGACGGCACCGGGGGCGACGGCAGCGGCGGGAACCACAGCGGCGCGGAGAACGGCGGCGGCGCGGACGGCGGCGGAAGACGCCGCGAGCTGGGCGCGGCCGGCGGGACCGGCGATCCGGCCACGGCCGGTCGGGAGGGCGCGGTCGAGTCGGCCGCTGCGACCCCGCCGGCGAAGCGGCCGGTCCTCCAGGGGTACGTCGAGGCGGCGCGGGACGTGCTGCGGGGCATGGTGGCCTCCAGCCGGGAACCGATCGCCGGTGGGCGGCACAAGGTGTTCGGTCGCGCCGACCTCGCGGTCGTCCCGACCACCTCCACCATCGCCTCGCACCTGCCTCGGGCGGTCGGGATGGGCCTCGCCGTGGAGCGGTTGCGCCGGTTGGACGCCCGGCGGGGGTCGACGCAGCCCGCACCGGCCCTGGCCCCGGCTCCCTGGGCGTCGGACGCGATCGTGGTCTGCTCGTTCGGGGACGCCTCGATCAACCATGCCAGCGCCACCGCCGCGTTCAACACCGCCGGCTGGTACGACCACACCGGGCTGCGCATCCCGGTGCTCTTCGTCTGCGAGGACAACGGCTTCGGCATCAGCGTCCGCTCGCCGCAGGGCTGGGTGGCGACGGCCCTGCGGTCGAAGCCGGGCATCCGGTACTTCGCCGCCGACGGCGCCGACCTGGTCGGGGCGTACGGGGTGGCGGTCGAGGCGGCGGCCTGGGTGCGCCGGCACCGCCGCCCGGCTGTGCTGCACCTGACCACGGCGCGGCTGATGGGTCACGCGGGCGCGGACGCCGAGAGCGCGTACCGCGACGCCGGGGAGATCGCCGCCGACGTGACCCGGGATCCGGTGGTCGCCACCGCGCGGCGGCTGGTCGACGCGGGTCTGGCCAGCGGCGCGGAGCTGCTGGACCGGTACGACGAGATCGGCTGGCGGGTGCGCCGGATCGCCGAGGAGGTGCTCGACGAGCCGAAGCTGGTCGACCCCGCGGAGGTGATCGCCCCGCTGGCCCCCCGCCGGCCGGTCCGGGTCGCCCTGGCGGTCGCCGACGCGGGTGCCCGTGCGGCGGGCCCACATGCCGCCGCACGGGCCGAGGCGTTCGGCGGCAAGCCGCCCGAGCTGGCCGGCCCGCTCACCCTCGCGCAGAGCATCAACGCGGCGCTCACCGACGGGCTGCTCCACCACCCGCAGATGGCCGTCTTCGGTGAGGACGTCGCCGCCAAGGGCGGGGTCTACGGGGTGACCAAGGGCCTGCGTGACCGGTTCGGCGCAGCGCGGGTGTTCGACACGCTGCTCGACGAGACCTCGATCCTCGGTCTCGGCCTCGGTGCCGGGCTGGCCGGGATGCTGCCGGTGCCGGAGATCCAGTATCTGGCGTACCTGCACAACGCCGAGGACCAGCTGCGGGGCGAGGCGGCGACCATGGGGTTCTTCTCCCAGGGGGCGTGGCGTAACCCGATGGTGGTGCGGGTGGCCGGGCTGGCGTACCAGGAGGGCTTTGGTGGGCACTTCCACAACGACAACTCGGTGGCCGTACTGCGGGATGTCCCCGGCCTGGTGATCGCCGTGCCGGCGCGGCCGGACGACGCGGCGGCGATGCTGCGGACCTGTCTGGCGAGCGCGGCGGTGGACGGCAGCGTCTGCGTGTTCCTGGAGCCGATCGCGCTCTACCACACCCGCGACCTCTATACCGACGGCGACGGTGAGTGGTTGTCCGGATATGCCGAGCCGGGCGCCTGGGCCGCCGGGCACGTGCCGGTGGGGCGGGCGCGGGTGTACGGAGTCGGCTCGGCCGAGGACGTCACCATCATCACGTTCGGTAACGGAGTGCGGATGTCGCTGCGGGCGGCGTCGGCGCTGGCCGACGAGGGGATCGGCACCCGGGTGGTCGACCTGCGCTGGCTCGCGCCGCTGCCGGTGGCCGACCTCATCCGGGAGGCGGCCGCGACCGGCCGGGTACTGGTGGTGGACGAGACGCGCAGGTCGGGCGGGGTGGGCGAGGGAGTGCTCGCCGCCCTGGTCGATGCCGGATATGTCGGATCGGCACGTCGAGTGGCCGGAGTTGACTCATTTGTGCCGTTGGGGCCGGCCGCCCGTCAGGTCCTGGTATCCGAGGAGGCCATCACCCAGGGTGCCCGTACGCTGCTGGCACGGTAA
- a CDS encoding DUF3052 domain-containing protein, with translation MSATAGQAADGVRSLADRFGIEPGMVVMEMGYDDDVDQDLRDALTDRCGELVDEDTDEVVDAVLVWYRDGDGDLFELLVDALGPLADNGVVWLLTPKAGREGHVEPSEIAESAPTAGLQQTSTVNAGKDWSGARLVLRRGAKGRK, from the coding sequence GTGAGCGCGACCGCTGGTCAGGCTGCTGACGGGGTACGCAGCCTGGCGGACCGGTTCGGCATCGAGCCGGGGATGGTCGTCATGGAGATGGGCTACGACGACGACGTGGACCAGGATCTCCGGGACGCCCTGACCGACCGTTGTGGAGAGCTGGTCGACGAGGACACCGACGAGGTGGTCGACGCGGTGCTGGTGTGGTACCGGGACGGCGACGGTGATCTCTTCGAGCTACTCGTCGACGCCCTCGGCCCGCTGGCCGACAACGGGGTCGTGTGGCTGCTGACGCCCAAGGCCGGCCGCGAGGGGCACGTCGAGCCGAGCGAGATCGCCGAGTCGGCTCCCACCGCCGGCCTCCAACAGACCTCCACGGTCAACGCCGGCAAGGACTGGAGCGGCGCCCGTCTCGTGCTGCGTCGCGGGGCCAAGGGCAGGAAGTAG
- a CDS encoding peroxiredoxin, with protein MPVEVGAEAPDFVLKDQNNQEIRLADFRDRRTVLLVFYPLAFTGVCQGEMDEMRDNLDEYVNDDVQLLTVSVDSVYAHKIWANREGYEFPLLSDFWPHGAVAQAYGVFNDVTGVANRGTFVVDRTGVVRFAEMTMPGEPRDQQGWRKALAEATA; from the coding sequence ATGCCCGTCGAGGTGGGCGCCGAGGCGCCCGACTTCGTGTTGAAGGACCAGAACAACCAGGAGATCCGGCTCGCCGACTTCCGCGACCGGCGTACCGTCCTGCTGGTCTTCTACCCGCTGGCCTTCACCGGCGTCTGCCAGGGCGAGATGGACGAGATGCGGGACAACCTCGACGAGTACGTCAACGACGACGTCCAGCTGCTGACCGTCAGCGTCGACTCGGTCTACGCCCACAAGATCTGGGCGAACCGGGAGGGCTACGAGTTTCCGCTGCTGTCCGACTTCTGGCCGCACGGCGCCGTCGCCCAGGCGTACGGCGTGTTCAACGACGTGACCGGCGTCGCCAACCGGGGCACCTTCGTCGTCGACCGGACCGGTGTGGTCCGCTTCGCCGAGATGACGATGCCGGGTGAGCCCCGAGACCAGCAGGGCTGGCGCAAAGCCCTGGCGGAGGCCACGGCCTGA